A stretch of the Capsicum annuum cultivar UCD-10X-F1 chromosome 10, UCD10Xv1.1, whole genome shotgun sequence genome encodes the following:
- the LOC107845964 gene encoding aldehyde oxidase GLOX: MTTSNFLFLFFSLLIHFITIPTRADLPGTWELLVADAGIASMHTAVTHFNTVVLLDRTDIGPSRKKLPPHHCRNDPNDPILKNDCYAHSVLLDLKTYTIRPLMILTDTWCSSGQFLPDGTLLHTGGDLDGFRKFRKFTPCESSSSICDWEELQDVQLSQGRWYSTNQILPNGEVIIVGGRAASSVEFFPPRKEGAIEFPFLNQAADRQYDNLYPYVHLLPNGHLFIFANNKAVMYDYTSNEVLKDYPTLDGGPRNYPSAGSSAMLALTDDNGYSSATIIICGGAQFGAYLQRSTDTPAHGSCGRIEATAENPDWEMEDMPFARIMGDMVMLPTGDILIINGAQAGTQGFEMASNPCLNPVLYRPNEPSGLRFMTLNPGTIPRMYHSTANLLPDCRIMIAGSNPHFFYKFAAEFPTELRIEAFSPEYLSPDRENLRPVLVGSPEKLKYGEDFTVILTVELPVVGIIEVNLASAPFATHSFSQGQRLVKLKVTSAIPDVAGKYRIGCTAPPDGKVAPPGHYMVFAVNQGVPSVARWVQLVA, translated from the coding sequence ATGACGACTTCGAACTTTCTATTCCTCTTCTTTTCCCTCCTTATCCATTTCATCACCATTCCCACACGTGCCGACCTCCCCGGCACGTGGGAACTCCTTGTCGCCGATGCAGGAATCGCCTCCATGCACACCGCCGTTACCCATTTCAACACCGTCGTCCTCCTTGACCGCACCGACATCGGTCCTTCCCGGAAAAAACTCCCTCCACATCATTGCCGTAACGATCCCAATGACCccattttgaaaaatgattgttATGCTCACTCTGTTCTTCTGGATTTGAAGACGTACACAATTAGACCACTCATGATTCTCACCGACACTTGGTGTTCCTCGGGCCAGTTTCTCCCTGATGGTACGCTTCTTCATACTGGCGGTGACCTTGATGGATTCCGTAAGTTCCGAAAATTCACTCCTTGTGAGTCTTCTAGTTCTATTTGTGATTGGGAAGAACTTCAAGATGTACAACTTTCACAAGGTAGATGGTATTCGACTAATCAAATATTACCAAACGGGGAAGTCATAATTGTTGGCGGTCGTGCTGCAAGTAGTGTCGAGTTCTTTCCACCGAGAAAAGAAGGAGCTATTGAATTCCCTTTCTTGAATCAAGCTGCAGATAGACAATACGATAACCTTTACCCTTACGTACACTTGCTACCCAATGGACATCTCTTCATTTTCGCCAACAATAAGGCTGTCATGTACGATTATACTTCAAATGAAGTACTAAAAGACTACCCAACACTCGATGGTGGCCCGAGAAATTACCCTTCTGCAGGGTCGTCAGCTATGCTAGCACTTACAGATGATAACGGTTACTCCTCTGCCACTATTATCATTTGTGGCGGTGCTCAATTCGGAGCATATTTACAAAGAAGCACTGATACTCCTGCACATGGGAGCTGCGGTAGAATAGAAGCAACAGCAGAAAATCCAGATTGGGAAATGGAAGATATGCCATTTGCGCGAATCATGGGTGATATGGTCATGCTACCAACAGGAGATATTCTTATCATAAACGGAGCTCAAGCCGGAACGCAAGGTTTCGAAATGGCATCAAATCCATGCTTAAACCCTGTTTTATACAGACCAAATGAACCATCAGGACTTCGTTTCATGACTTTGAATCCCGGTACAATACCGAGGATGTATCATTCAACTGCAAATTTACTTCCGGACTGTCGGATCATGATCGCTGGAAGCAATCCACACTTCTTTTACAAATTCGCAGCAGAATTTCCAACGGAATTACGTATCGAAGCGTTTTCCCCGGAGTATTTATCACCTGATCGAGAAAATCTCAGACCAGTTCTGGTGGGATCGCCAGAGAAACTAAAATACGGTGAGGATTTTACGGTGATCTTGACGGTGGAGCTACCGGTGGTTGGTATTATTGAGGTGAATTTAGCAAGTGCTCCATTTGCAACACATTCATTTTCACAAGGACAAAGGCTTGTGAAATTGAAAGTCACGAGTGCGATTCCCGACGTTGCCGGAAAATATAGGATCGGATGTACGGCACCGCCGGATGGGAAGGTGGCGCCGCCAGGGCATTACATGGTATTTGCTGTAAACCAAGGTGTGCCAAGTGTGGCTAGGTGGGTACAACTTGTGGCTTga